Proteins found in one Rhodobacter capsulatus SB 1003 genomic segment:
- the msrB gene encoding peptide-methionine (R)-S-oxide reductase MsrB, whose amino-acid sequence MNRRHLLLSVGLAAVGLAPHKAAAETFEVVHSDEEWRKLLSPEAYSVLRKEGTEYPYTSPLEQEHRKGTFACAGCGQALFASETKFDSGTGWPSFYQPIRPEVVGTRIDGALMMTRTEVHCARCGGHLGHVFEDGPPPTGLRYCMNGVAMTFTPET is encoded by the coding sequence ATGAACCGGAGACATCTTTTGCTGTCGGTGGGGCTGGCCGCCGTCGGTCTGGCCCCCCACAAGGCCGCGGCCGAAACCTTCGAGGTGGTGCACAGCGACGAGGAATGGCGCAAGCTTCTGTCGCCCGAGGCCTATTCGGTGCTGCGCAAGGAGGGCACGGAATATCCCTACACGAGCCCCCTGGAGCAGGAACACCGCAAGGGCACCTTTGCCTGTGCGGGCTGCGGGCAGGCGCTGTTTGCGTCCGAGACGAAATTCGACAGCGGCACCGGCTGGCCGAGTTTCTACCAGCCGATCCGCCCCGAGGTCGTGGGCACCCGCATTGATGGCGCGCTGATGATGACCCGGACCGAGGTGCATTGCGCCCGCTGCGGCGGTCATCTGGGCCATGTGTTCGAAGACGGCCCGCCGCCGACCGGGCTGCGCTATTGCATGAACGGGGTCGCGATGACCTTCACCCCGGAGACCTGA
- the nifT gene encoding putative nitrogen fixation protein NifT, producing the protein MKVMIRETAKGIEAYVPKKDLEEMVVAQEKPGLWGGWAKLANGWVFAMPEFDTPPQLPVTVEARKISDED; encoded by the coding sequence ATGAAAGTGATGATCCGTGAAACCGCCAAGGGGATCGAGGCCTATGTGCCGAAGAAGGACCTTGAGGAAATGGTGGTCGCGCAGGAAAAACCCGGGCTTTGGGGCGGCTGGGCGAAGCTGGCCAATGGCTGGGTCTTTGCCATGCCCGAGTTCGACACCCCGCCGCAGCTGCCGGTGACGGTCGAGGCGCGCAAGATTTCCGACGAGGACTGA
- a CDS encoding Crp/Fnr family transcriptional regulator: MLDALDTPAHPCGKCLFYEKSLWNPVGLGGVSVLACGFSRRDIAAGEVLFEQGSRNKGVFCVSKGLIALRSHNPDGSSTLMRLAYPGEIVGFRSFLSHGEHQTEARALMPARVCTVARGSAERLLRNNPAIMERLMVRAVAEIDRSHARIIAAATTSNKDRLEQLLGWLMARHGARAGSEMRMQLPMTRSDLADLIGVQRETMSRLIKRLEEDGIFRFSGREVWMRVPGDLMAQCSDAEREEVRLLVQRLR, translated from the coding sequence ATGCTCGACGCCCTCGACACCCCGGCGCATCCCTGCGGGAAGTGCCTCTTTTACGAAAAGAGCCTGTGGAACCCCGTGGGCCTTGGCGGCGTGTCGGTGCTGGCCTGCGGCTTTTCCCGCCGCGACATCGCCGCGGGCGAGGTTCTGTTCGAACAGGGCAGCCGCAACAAGGGCGTGTTCTGCGTCTCCAAGGGGCTGATCGCGCTGCGCAGCCACAATCCCGACGGCTCCTCGACGCTGATGCGGCTGGCCTATCCGGGCGAGATCGTCGGCTTCCGGTCCTTCCTCAGCCATGGCGAACACCAGACCGAGGCCCGGGCGCTGATGCCCGCGCGGGTCTGCACCGTCGCGCGCGGCAGTGCCGAAAGGCTTCTGCGCAACAATCCCGCGATCATGGAGCGGCTGATGGTGCGGGCGGTGGCGGAAATCGACCGCAGCCATGCGCGGATCATCGCGGCGGCCACCACCTCGAACAAGGACCGGCTGGAACAGCTTCTGGGCTGGCTGATGGCGCGGCATGGCGCCCGCGCCGGATCCGAGATGCGGATGCAGCTGCCGATGACGCGCTCGGACCTCGCCGATCTGATCGGGGTGCAGCGGGAAACGATGTCGCGGCTGATCAAGCGGCTGGAGGAAGACGGCATCTTCCGCTTTTCCGGCCGCGAGGTCTGGATGCGGGTGCCCGGCGATCTGATGGCGCAATGCTCTGACGCCGAACGCGAAGAGGTCCGGCTGCTGGTGCAACGGCTGCGCTGA
- a CDS encoding 4Fe4S-binding leucine-rich repeat protein yields the protein MPEGPEPLDWTGQALECGACRFQDLLESGHCGLGWSCLNDRYAKRIERFFLLNPELADENLGHPYFETRVQAARTASVFRLPRLLADEDPAVRGMAVLRLPAAHAERLIRDPDRAVRIAVAHRLPPGGLLPMLQDKDGHVRLIVARRAETGMLPMLCADPDPEVRAEVARRIDPAFLDRFRTDPEPLVRRVAARRRPGLFVADDDLRVRHTVAEEGGREELRRLVSDPEDIIRETAIQRLAHLKE from the coding sequence ATGCCCGAAGGCCCCGAACCCCTTGATTGGACGGGTCAGGCGCTGGAATGCGGCGCCTGCCGGTTTCAGGACCTGCTGGAGAGCGGGCATTGCGGGCTGGGCTGGTCCTGCCTGAATGATCGCTACGCCAAGCGGATCGAGCGGTTCTTTCTGCTCAACCCCGAACTGGCGGATGAAAACCTGGGTCATCCCTATTTCGAGACCCGGGTGCAGGCGGCGCGGACGGCCTCGGTGTTCCGGCTGCCGCGGCTTCTGGCCGACGAGGACCCGGCCGTGCGGGGCATGGCGGTGCTGCGCCTGCCCGCCGCGCATGCGGAACGGCTGATCCGCGACCCGGACCGCGCCGTGCGGATCGCCGTCGCGCATCGGTTGCCGCCGGGCGGGCTGCTGCCGATGCTGCAGGACAAGGACGGCCATGTCCGGCTGATCGTTGCCCGCCGCGCCGAGACGGGGATGCTGCCGATGCTTTGTGCCGACCCCGATCCCGAGGTCCGCGCCGAGGTCGCCCGCCGCATCGACCCCGCTTTTCTTGACCGCTTCCGCACCGATCCCGAGCCGCTGGTGCGGCGGGTGGCGGCGCGGCGGCGGCCCGGGCTTTTCGTGGCGGATGACGATCTCCGCGTCCGCCACACCGTTGCCGAGGAAGGCGGGCGCGAGGAATTGCGCCGCCTTGTCTCTGACCCCGAAGACATCATCCGCGAGACCGCGATCCAGCGGCTTGCCCATCTGAAGGAGTGA
- a CDS encoding NAD(P)H-binding protein has translation MKDLKFRVLLLGGTGTIGRATAAALLAEGHGVWALVRPGTDPAKLPGCTLIEGDVSYPDTVARVLKDHPCAAIVSCLASRTGLPADAWAIDDRAHAHALEAAMEARVRKFVLLSAICVQKPYLEFQKAKLAFEAQLRGSPLEWSIVRPTAFFKSLSGQIPRVQKGKPFLVFGDGRITACKPISDADLGRFLTSCLSDPEKVRKVLPIGGPGPAITPLDQAAMLERLTGQPVKIRHVTPKLMDAIVGVLSVLGKFSPKLAGKAELARIGRYYASESMLLWNPVKGCYDADATPEFGTDRFEDYVAAMLRGEIADDRGDHAIF, from the coding sequence ATGAAAGATCTGAAATTCCGTGTGCTTTTGCTGGGCGGCACCGGCACCATCGGCCGGGCGACGGCCGCGGCTTTGCTGGCCGAGGGGCATGGCGTCTGGGCGCTGGTGCGGCCGGGGACCGATCCGGCGAAGCTGCCCGGCTGCACGCTGATCGAGGGCGACGTGAGCTATCCCGACACCGTGGCGCGGGTGCTGAAGGATCATCCCTGCGCCGCGATCGTCTCCTGCCTTGCTTCGCGCACCGGGCTGCCCGCCGATGCCTGGGCGATCGACGACCGCGCCCATGCCCATGCGCTGGAAGCGGCGATGGAGGCGCGGGTGCGCAAATTCGTGCTGCTTTCTGCGATCTGCGTGCAAAAACCCTATCTGGAATTCCAGAAGGCGAAACTGGCCTTTGAAGCGCAGCTGCGCGGCTCGCCCTTGGAATGGTCGATCGTGCGGCCGACGGCGTTCTTCAAGTCGCTTTCGGGGCAGATCCCGCGGGTGCAGAAGGGCAAACCGTTTCTGGTTTTCGGCGATGGCCGGATCACCGCCTGCAAGCCGATTTCCGATGCCGATCTGGGGCGGTTCCTCACCTCCTGTCTGAGCGATCCCGAGAAAGTGCGGAAGGTGCTGCCCATCGGCGGCCCGGGGCCTGCGATCACGCCCTTGGATCAGGCGGCGATGCTGGAGCGGCTGACCGGCCAGCCGGTGAAGATCCGCCATGTCACGCCGAAGCTGATGGATGCGATTGTCGGCGTGCTGAGCGTTCTTGGGAAATTTTCCCCGAAACTGGCGGGCAAGGCCGAATTGGCACGGATCGGGCGCTATTATGCCTCGGAATCGATGCTGCTCTGGAACCCGGTCAAGGGTTGCTATGATGCTGATGCGACGCCGGAATTCGGCACCGACCGGTTCGAGGATTACGTCGCCGCGATGCTGCGCGGCGAGATTGCCGATGACCGCGGCGATCACGCGATCTTTTAA
- a CDS encoding SIR2 family NAD-dependent protein deacylase: MTDIALLETVMAEVGAGRRIPYLGPEVSALSGGQAPGTTAELCRRLEAEVRVPRRAAGNLWAVAQYIESRKFRATLDALVRKAFVGRPDRPNPVHDWLASMRVPMVVDTWYDEGILRAFGPGDGDWGLVQGISRAGTHSEAFTAAFDSFGEPVATADPGWKSLIYKPNGLVRMGSSFLLSDADYVEVLTEIDIQTPIPEEVRERRTGRPFLFLGCRFDDQLLRIYARQIAKRSGAGHVALIPGPLTKMEEKFLEEMQIRRLDLPLSALTDLLTVPEG; this comes from the coding sequence ATGACCGACATCGCGCTTCTGGAAACCGTCATGGCCGAGGTGGGGGCGGGCCGTCGCATCCCCTATCTGGGCCCCGAAGTCTCGGCTTTGTCGGGCGGGCAGGCGCCCGGCACGACGGCCGAGCTGTGCCGCAGGCTGGAGGCCGAAGTGCGGGTGCCGCGCCGGGCCGCGGGCAATCTGTGGGCGGTGGCGCAATATATCGAAAGCCGGAAGTTCCGCGCGACCTTGGACGCGTTGGTGCGCAAGGCTTTCGTCGGCCGCCCCGACCGGCCCAATCCGGTGCATGACTGGCTGGCCTCGATGCGGGTGCCGATGGTCGTTGACACCTGGTATGACGAGGGCATCCTGCGCGCCTTCGGCCCGGGTGACGGCGATTGGGGGCTGGTGCAGGGGATCAGCCGGGCGGGGACGCATTCCGAGGCCTTCACCGCCGCCTTCGACAGTTTCGGCGAACCCGTCGCGACCGCCGATCCGGGCTGGAAATCGCTGATCTACAAGCCCAACGGTCTGGTGCGGATGGGGTCTTCCTTCCTTCTGTCGGACGCCGATTACGTCGAGGTGCTGACCGAGATCGACATCCAGACCCCGATTCCGGAAGAGGTGCGAGAGCGTCGCACCGGGCGGCCGTTCCTGTTCCTGGGCTGCCGCTTCGACGATCAGCTGTTGCGGATTTACGCGCGTCAGATCGCCAAGCGTTCGGGCGCTGGACATGTCGCGCTGATCCCCGGTCCGCTGACGAAAATGGAAGAGAAGTTCCTGGAGGAGATGCAGATCCGCCGTCTGGATCTGCCGCTCTCGGCACTGACCGACCTTTTGACCGTGCCCGAGGGTTGA
- a CDS encoding cytochrome c biogenesis protein DipZ — MTLALLAWLGGVLTILSPCILPVLPFVFARAGKPFLTNGLPMLAGMALAFAAVASLAAVGGGWAVAANGWGRGLALTLLAVFGLMLLFPALSERLTRPLVALGNRAAGRGEGVFGSAVLGVATGLLWAPCAGPILGLILTGAALNGASVATTGLLFAYALGAATALAVALLAGGRVFALMKRSLGLGEGLRRGLGALVLAGVAAIALGLDTGLLTRLSTASTNRLEAALLTRFGPEGSTVMQAAPAMTGPAMTAPAMTGGPAMTGGPAMTGGPAMTGGPAMMAGPAMVAKGQPEALPVEGQMPDLTGAVQWLNSPPLTAAQLRGKVVLIDFWTYSCINCLRALPHVQAWDAAYRDKGLVVIGVHAPEFAFEKNPANVEKAVRDLGITYPVALDNDYALWRAFSNRYWPAHYFIDAKGQIRHHHFGEGGYAESEQVIRTLLAEAGASPDTTAQVQAAGVSAPADMRAVFSPETYLGHERASGNLNAEGLIADQPHRYTAPDLRLNEWALAGDWTVGVEAAQLTAPSGSVTMRFHARDLHLVLAPGAAPVPFTVTIDGQPPGADAGLDVDAAGRGIVTEDRLYQLYRAKGPVTDHLFEIRFDAPGVQAFAFTFG, encoded by the coding sequence ATGACCCTTGCCCTTCTGGCCTGGCTGGGCGGGGTGCTGACGATCCTCAGCCCCTGCATCCTGCCGGTTTTGCCCTTCGTCTTTGCCCGCGCCGGAAAACCCTTTTTGACGAATGGCTTGCCGATGCTGGCCGGGATGGCGCTGGCCTTTGCCGCGGTGGCAAGCCTGGCGGCCGTGGGCGGTGGCTGGGCGGTGGCCGCGAATGGCTGGGGGCGGGGGCTTGCGCTGACCCTTCTGGCTGTCTTCGGGCTGATGCTTTTGTTCCCCGCGCTGTCCGAACGGCTGACCCGACCCTTGGTCGCGCTGGGCAACCGCGCCGCGGGGCGGGGCGAGGGGGTCTTCGGTTCGGCCGTTTTGGGCGTGGCCACGGGTCTCTTGTGGGCGCCCTGCGCCGGGCCGATCCTCGGGCTGATCCTGACCGGGGCGGCGCTGAACGGGGCAAGCGTCGCGACGACGGGGCTTTTGTTCGCCTATGCCTTGGGGGCGGCGACGGCGCTTGCGGTGGCGCTTCTGGCCGGGGGGCGGGTCTTTGCGCTGATGAAGCGCAGCCTGGGTCTGGGCGAGGGGCTGCGGCGTGGTCTGGGCGCGCTGGTCCTGGCGGGCGTCGCGGCGATTGCTTTGGGGCTTGATACCGGGCTTTTGACGCGGCTTTCGACTGCCTCGACGAACCGGCTGGAAGCGGCGCTGCTCACCCGCTTCGGCCCCGAGGGCAGCACGGTGATGCAGGCCGCCCCGGCCATGACGGGTCCGGCGATGACCGCCCCGGCGATGACGGGTGGCCCCGCGATGACGGGTGGCCCCGCGATGACCGGAGGCCCCGCGATGACCGGAGGCCCCGCGATGATGGCGGGCCCGGCGATGGTGGCCAAGGGCCAGCCCGAGGCCCTGCCGGTCGAAGGCCAGATGCCCGATCTGACCGGCGCGGTGCAGTGGCTCAATTCGCCGCCGCTGACCGCCGCACAGTTGCGCGGCAAGGTCGTGCTGATCGACTTCTGGACCTATTCCTGCATCAACTGCCTGCGCGCGCTGCCGCATGTGCAGGCCTGGGACGCCGCCTATCGCGACAAGGGGCTGGTGGTGATCGGCGTGCATGCGCCCGAATTCGCTTTTGAAAAGAACCCGGCCAATGTCGAAAAGGCGGTCCGCGATCTGGGCATCACCTATCCGGTGGCGCTGGATAACGACTACGCGCTGTGGCGGGCGTTTTCGAACCGCTACTGGCCCGCGCATTACTTCATTGATGCCAAGGGGCAGATCCGCCACCACCATTTCGGCGAGGGCGGCTATGCGGAGTCCGAACAGGTGATCCGCACGCTTCTGGCCGAGGCCGGGGCCAGTCCCGACACGACGGCGCAGGTGCAAGCTGCGGGCGTTTCCGCCCCCGCCGATATGCGCGCGGTCTTCTCGCCCGAGACTTATCTGGGCCATGAGCGCGCCAGCGGGAACCTGAATGCCGAGGGGTTGATCGCCGATCAGCCGCATCGCTACACCGCGCCTGATCTGCGGCTGAACGAATGGGCGCTGGCGGGCGACTGGACCGTGGGGGTCGAGGCCGCGCAGCTGACTGCGCCCTCCGGCAGCGTGACGATGCGCTTTCACGCCCGCGACCTGCATCTGGTGCTGGCGCCCGGGGCCGCGCCGGTGCCCTTTACCGTGACGATCGACGGCCAGCCCCCCGGCGCCGATGCCGGGCTTGACGTCGATGCCGCGGGCCGGGGCATCGTGACCGAGGACCGGCTCTATCAGCTTTACCGCGCCAAGGGGCCCGTCACCGACCACCTCTTTGAAATCCGCTTCGACGCCCCCGGCGTTCAGGCCTTCGCCTTCACCTTCGGATAA
- a CDS encoding cytochrome P450, with product MKDAAADRATEAPQCPFAHRRPVKPAPRPERVGPRDFFRLIRQDILAVQPARMFRAWMAEFHSPFFTSFLCNDPDLVDLILTRRPEDFPKSLRLFEGLTPLLGHSIFITNGPEWERQRRIIDPAFDGGRTKDVLPAMWDAALSGVERLKPLADGRPVDVEGQASHIALDVIFRTLFSIPVENATANAVFDAFRAHQASRPMVNTGTLFSLPRWLPRLRFGATAKTAKQIRGFISALVEARAAEIAAGTAPDDLATRIMSTPDPEDGKCFSPGEMVDQVGIFLLAGHETGAAALAWSLYLMALYPEWQDKLAEEAETVIDVEKIYASSVPRLKLARAVFRESMRLYPPVPMYLRETVQEETFRGRKVPKGALVVVSPWHLHRHERIWKDPDDFDPTRWDTPEGRESSRLAYVPFSAGPRVCPGAGFAMAEGPLLLAMMLKHFRVALVPGREPMPVAQLTVRGRDGIWLSLTPR from the coding sequence ATGAAAGACGCCGCCGCAGACCGCGCCACCGAGGCCCCGCAATGCCCCTTTGCGCATCGCCGCCCGGTCAAGCCCGCCCCCCGGCCCGAGCGTGTCGGCCCGCGCGATTTCTTTCGCCTGATCCGGCAGGACATCCTGGCCGTGCAGCCCGCCCGGATGTTCCGCGCCTGGATGGCCGAATTTCACTCGCCCTTCTTCACCTCCTTCCTGTGCAACGACCCCGATCTGGTCGATCTGATCCTGACCCGCCGCCCCGAGGATTTCCCGAAATCCTTGCGGCTTTTCGAGGGGCTGACGCCGCTTCTGGGCCATTCGATCTTCATCACCAACGGGCCGGAATGGGAACGGCAACGCCGGATCATCGACCCGGCCTTTGACGGTGGCCGCACCAAGGACGTGCTGCCCGCGATGTGGGATGCGGCGCTCTCGGGCGTCGAGCGGCTGAAACCCTTGGCCGATGGCCGCCCCGTCGATGTGGAGGGCCAGGCCAGCCATATTGCGCTCGATGTGATCTTCCGGACGCTCTTTTCGATCCCGGTCGAGAATGCGACGGCGAATGCCGTCTTCGACGCCTTCCGCGCGCATCAGGCCTCAAGGCCGATGGTGAACACCGGCACCCTGTTCAGCCTGCCGCGCTGGCTGCCGCGGCTGCGCTTTGGCGCGACGGCGAAGACGGCGAAACAGATCCGCGGCTTCATTTCCGCTCTGGTCGAGGCCCGCGCGGCCGAGATCGCCGCGGGCACCGCCCCCGACGATCTGGCGACGCGGATCATGTCCACCCCCGACCCCGAGGATGGCAAGTGCTTCAGCCCGGGCGAGATGGTCGATCAGGTCGGCATCTTCCTTTTGGCCGGGCATGAAACCGGGGCCGCCGCGCTGGCCTGGTCGCTTTACCTGATGGCGCTTTACCCGGAATGGCAGGACAAGCTGGCCGAGGAAGCCGAGACGGTGATCGACGTTGAAAAGATCTACGCCTCCTCGGTGCCGCGGCTGAAACTGGCCCGCGCGGTGTTTCGGGAATCGATGCGGCTTTACCCGCCGGTGCCGATGTATCTGCGCGAGACGGTGCAAGAGGAAACCTTCCGCGGCCGCAAGGTGCCGAAAGGGGCGCTGGTCGTGGTCAGCCCCTGGCATTTGCACCGCCACGAGCGGATCTGGAAGGACCCGGACGATTTCGACCCCACGCGCTGGGACACGCCCGAGGGGCGGGAAAGCTCGCGGCTGGCCTATGTGCCCTTCTCGGCCGGGCCGCGGGTCTGCCCCGGGGCGGGCTTTGCCATGGCCGAGGGGCCGCTGTTGCTCGCCATGATGCTGAAGCATTTCCGCGTCGCGCTGGTGCCCGGGCGCGAGCCGATGCCGGTGGCGCAGCTGACCGTGCGTGGCCGCGACGGGATCTGGCTGTCCTTGACCCCGCGCTGA
- a CDS encoding TOBE domain-containing protein yields MKLSARNILAGKVTAVETGNVTTHVKIDIGGTVVTASITNEAAADLALKVGDEACAIIKASDVIVGKN; encoded by the coding sequence ATGAAACTCAGCGCACGCAATATTCTGGCGGGCAAGGTCACCGCCGTCGAGACCGGCAATGTCACCACCCATGTCAAGATCGACATCGGCGGGACCGTGGTCACCGCCTCGATCACCAACGAAGCCGCCGCCGATCTGGCGCTGAAGGTCGGCGACGAGGCCTGCGCGATCATCAAGGCCTCTGACGTCATCGTCGGCAAGAACTGA
- the msrA gene encoding peptide-methionine (S)-S-oxide reductase MsrA: protein MRRLVLALALALATPAFAEEFRVIPPPAVDAAALTGPETAIFAGGCFWGVQGVFQHLNGVISATSGYAGGTAATAHYDQVSGGETGHAEAVQVVFDPKQISYGDLLQVFFSVAHDPTQLNRQGPDVGPQYRSALFPVTEDQARIAKAYIDQLGRARAFDAAIVTQLDPGAAFYPAEAYHQNFLTLNPDHPYIVQVDMPKIAALERMFPQDWREVPVLLPVAD from the coding sequence ATGCGCCGCCTTGTTCTTGCCCTTGCGCTTGCCCTTGCCACCCCCGCCTTTGCCGAGGAATTCCGGGTGATCCCGCCGCCCGCCGTGGATGCGGCGGCGCTGACCGGCCCGGAAACCGCGATCTTCGCGGGCGGCTGCTTCTGGGGCGTGCAGGGGGTGTTTCAGCACCTGAACGGCGTGATCAGCGCCACCTCGGGCTATGCGGGCGGCACGGCGGCGACAGCCCATTACGATCAGGTCTCGGGCGGCGAGACCGGCCATGCCGAAGCCGTGCAGGTGGTCTTCGACCCGAAGCAGATCAGCTATGGCGACCTGTTGCAGGTGTTCTTTTCCGTCGCGCATGATCCGACGCAGCTGAACCGTCAGGGCCCCGATGTCGGGCCGCAATACCGCTCGGCCCTGTTTCCCGTGACCGAGGATCAGGCCCGGATCGCGAAAGCCTATATCGACCAGCTGGGCCGCGCCCGCGCCTTTGACGCCGCGATCGTCACGCAGCTGGACCCCGGCGCCGCCTTTTACCCGGCCGAGGCCTATCACCAGAACTTCCTGACCCTGAACCCCGACCACCCCTATATCGTTCAGGTGGACATGCCGAAGATCGCCGCGCTGGAGCGGATGTTCCCGCAGGACTGGCGCGAGGTGCCGGTGCTGCTGCCTGTCGCGGACTGA
- a CDS encoding nitrogen fixation protein NifZ encodes MSTDDREIEVYRAPVYRPGDKVIARKQVKNDGTMAGFEIGDIVVKKGDVGYVRDIGVFLSQFYIYAIDFIERGSIVGMREKEIKPAGTLAAREAEQALQSHIVTRASLAQTAKDLSR; translated from the coding sequence ATGTCGACCGACGACCGTGAAATCGAGGTCTACCGCGCCCCCGTCTACCGGCCGGGCGACAAGGTGATCGCCCGCAAGCAGGTGAAGAACGACGGCACCATGGCCGGGTTCGAGATCGGCGACATCGTGGTGAAAAAGGGCGACGTCGGCTATGTCCGCGACATCGGCGTGTTCCTGTCGCAATTCTACATCTACGCCATCGACTTCATCGAGCGCGGCTCGATCGTCGGCATGCGCGAAAAGGAAATCAAGCCCGCCGGGACCCTTGCCGCGCGCGAGGCCGAACAGGCGCTGCAATCCCATATCGTGACCCGCGCAAGCCTTGCGCAAACTGCAAAGGACCTCTCCCGATGA